The Aythya fuligula isolate bAytFul2 chromosome 2, bAytFul2.pri, whole genome shotgun sequence genome contains a region encoding:
- the COLEC12 gene encoding collectin-12 isoform X1, which produces MKGKDDFAEEEEVQSFGYKRFGIQEGTQCTKCKNNWALKFSIILLYILCALLTITVAILGYKVVEKMDNVTGGLETSHRRYTEKLTEVESGLKKLDDQAGQKAMNTNTELSSFRSDILALRQQLHDIAEKTTRNKDTLEKLQESGNVLDDRQSQMRSALDSNSFMIISVNKTLQAYTGYINNLQQDTSDIQTNLQNQVHSHNVVIMNLNNLNLTQIQQRNLISVLQKSMEDTSLAILRIKNDFQNLQQVVLQARKDNDWLKEKIQNLQTLAANNSALAKANNDTLEDMNNQLSSFSGQMENITTIAQANEQNLKDLQEQHKEYENRTAAKFNQLEERLQVFETDIVSIISNISYTAHHLRTLTSNLNEVRTTCTDTLSKHSDELIFMNSTLANIRLDSASLKMQQDLMRSRLDVEVANLSVIMEEMKLVDSKHGQLIKNFTILQGPPGPRGPKGDRGPQGPLGPAGLKGQKGEKGEPGPPGPAGEKGPPGPIGPPGEKGGKGSRGSPGSKGQRGSPGKTGLPGPSGDPGPPGPQGKDGPPGPQGPPGFQGLQGTVGEPGVPGPRGLPGLPGVPGLPGPKGPPGPPGPPGPGMPMALQSEPTSVPEANGCSPHWKNYTEKCYYISNEREIFEEAKLFCEERASHLVIINNKEEQQWIKRQIAGKGSFWIGLTDSEKENEWRWVDGSLPDYTNWKNGQPDNWSHGHGPGEDCAGLIYAGLWNDFYCEDVNNFICEKDMDKGQIVGV; this is translated from the exons GTATTCAGGAGGGGACTCAATGTACCAAGTGTAAAAATAACTGGGCACTGAAGTTTTCCATCAtcttattatatattttatgtgcCCTGTTAACAATTACAGTAGCCATTCTGGGATATAAAG TTGTAGAAAAAATGGACAATGTGACAGGTGGCCTGGAAACATCCCACAGAAGATATACAGAAAAGCTCACAGAGGTGGAGAGTGGTCTGAAGAAATTAG ATGACCAAGCTGGACAAAAAGCCATGAATACTAACACTGAACTGTCTAGCTTCAGATCTGACATTCTGGCTCTTCGTCAGCAGCTGCATGACATTGCAGAGAAAACTACCAGAAACAAAGATACACTGGAGAAGCTGCAAGAGTCTGGAAATGTTCTAGATGATAGACAGAGCCAAATGAGAAGTGCCTTAGATAGTAACTCTTTCATGATCATCAGTGTCAATAAGACTCTTCAGGCATATACTGGCTATATCAACAATCTTCAACAAGACACAAGTGATATCCAAACAAATTTGCAAAACCAAGTGCATTCTCATAATGTGGTCATCATGAACCTCAACAACTTAAACCTGACACAAATACAGCAAAGAAATCTTATCAGTGTCCTTCAGAAGTCAATGGAAGATACGAGTTTGGCTATTCTAAGAATAAAGAATGACTTTCAAAATCTACAGCAGGTTGTCCTTCAGGCCCGGAAGGACAATGACTggcttaaggaaaaaatacaaaatttacaGACTTTGGCTGCCAACAACTCAGCATTGGCAAAAGCTAACAATGATACACTTGAAGACATGAACAATCAGCTCAGCTCTTTTAGTGGACAAATGGAAAACATCACCACAATTGCCCAAGCCAACGAACAAAATCTGAAGGATCTCCAGGAACAGCATAAAGAATATGAAAACAGAACTGCTGCCAAATTCAACCAGCTAGAAGAGAGGCTCCAGGTCTTTGAGACTGACATAGTTAGCATCATTAGTAACATCAGCTACACTGCTCACCATCTACGGACACTGACTAGCAATCTCAATGAGGTCAGGACAACTTGTACAGACACCTTAAGTAAACATTCAGATGAGCTGATTTTTATGAACAGCACACTAGCCAATATTCGTTTAGACTCTGCATCTCTGAAGATGCAACAGGATTTGATGAGGTCAAGGTTAGATGTTGAAGTTGCCAATTTGTCGGTAATCATGGAAGAAATGAAGCTGGTAGATTCCAAACACGGCCAGCTCATCAAGAACTTCACTATCCTACAAG GCCCTCCTGGTCCAAGGGGACCTAAAGGTGACAGAGGCCCACAAGGTCCTCTTGGCCCTGCTGGcctaaaaggacaaaaaggagaaaaaggagagccTGGACCACCAGGACCTGCAGGTGAAAAGGGTCCACCTGGGCCAATTGGGCcaccaggagaaaaaggagggaaaggtTCAAGAGGATCACCGGGCTCCAAAGGTCAGAGAGGTTCTCCTGGCAAGACGGGTCTGCCTGGACCAAGCGGGGACCCAGGACCACCAGGACCACAAGGCAAAGATGGTCCACCTGGGCCACAAGGCCCACCAGGATTTCAAGGCCTCCAAGGAACTGTGGGAGAGCCAGGAGTACCAGGACCTCGAGGACTACCTGGGCTACCTGGAGTCCCTGGGCTGCCTGGTCCAAAGGGCCCACCTGGCCCACCAGGGCCACCAGGTCCTGGGATGCCAATGGCACTACAGAGTGAACCTACATCGGTGCCTGAGGCTAATG GTTGTTCTCCTCATTGGAAGAACTATACAGAAAAGTGCTActacatttcaaatgaaagagaaatcttCGAAGAGGCAAAGTTATTCTGTGAAGAGAGGGCATCACACTTGGTTATTATAAACAACAAAGAAGAACAG CAATGGATAAAAAGGCAGATTGCAGGGaaaggcagcttctggattGGACTTACAgattcagagaaggaaaatgaatggaGATGGGTGGATGGATCCTTACCAGATTACAC aaactggaaaaatggGCAACCTGATAACTGGAGCCATGGGCATGGGCCAGGGGAAGATTGTGCCGGGTTAATCTATGCTGGGCTCTGGAATGACTTCTACTGTGAAGATGTTAACAATTTCATTTGTGAAAAAGACATGGACAAAG GGCAAATAGTTGGAGTGTAA
- the COLEC12 gene encoding collectin-12 isoform X2, with the protein MKDDFAEEEEVQSFGYKRFGIQEGTQCTKCKNNWALKFSIILLYILCALLTITVAILGYKVVEKMDNVTGGLETSHRRYTEKLTEVESGLKKLDDQAGQKAMNTNTELSSFRSDILALRQQLHDIAEKTTRNKDTLEKLQESGNVLDDRQSQMRSALDSNSFMIISVNKTLQAYTGYINNLQQDTSDIQTNLQNQVHSHNVVIMNLNNLNLTQIQQRNLISVLQKSMEDTSLAILRIKNDFQNLQQVVLQARKDNDWLKEKIQNLQTLAANNSALAKANNDTLEDMNNQLSSFSGQMENITTIAQANEQNLKDLQEQHKEYENRTAAKFNQLEERLQVFETDIVSIISNISYTAHHLRTLTSNLNEVRTTCTDTLSKHSDELIFMNSTLANIRLDSASLKMQQDLMRSRLDVEVANLSVIMEEMKLVDSKHGQLIKNFTILQGPPGPRGPKGDRGPQGPLGPAGLKGQKGEKGEPGPPGPAGEKGPPGPIGPPGEKGGKGSRGSPGSKGQRGSPGKTGLPGPSGDPGPPGPQGKDGPPGPQGPPGFQGLQGTVGEPGVPGPRGLPGLPGVPGLPGPKGPPGPPGPPGPGMPMALQSEPTSVPEANGCSPHWKNYTEKCYYISNEREIFEEAKLFCEERASHLVIINNKEEQQWIKRQIAGKGSFWIGLTDSEKENEWRWVDGSLPDYTNWKNGQPDNWSHGHGPGEDCAGLIYAGLWNDFYCEDVNNFICEKDMDKGQIVGV; encoded by the exons GTATTCAGGAGGGGACTCAATGTACCAAGTGTAAAAATAACTGGGCACTGAAGTTTTCCATCAtcttattatatattttatgtgcCCTGTTAACAATTACAGTAGCCATTCTGGGATATAAAG TTGTAGAAAAAATGGACAATGTGACAGGTGGCCTGGAAACATCCCACAGAAGATATACAGAAAAGCTCACAGAGGTGGAGAGTGGTCTGAAGAAATTAG ATGACCAAGCTGGACAAAAAGCCATGAATACTAACACTGAACTGTCTAGCTTCAGATCTGACATTCTGGCTCTTCGTCAGCAGCTGCATGACATTGCAGAGAAAACTACCAGAAACAAAGATACACTGGAGAAGCTGCAAGAGTCTGGAAATGTTCTAGATGATAGACAGAGCCAAATGAGAAGTGCCTTAGATAGTAACTCTTTCATGATCATCAGTGTCAATAAGACTCTTCAGGCATATACTGGCTATATCAACAATCTTCAACAAGACACAAGTGATATCCAAACAAATTTGCAAAACCAAGTGCATTCTCATAATGTGGTCATCATGAACCTCAACAACTTAAACCTGACACAAATACAGCAAAGAAATCTTATCAGTGTCCTTCAGAAGTCAATGGAAGATACGAGTTTGGCTATTCTAAGAATAAAGAATGACTTTCAAAATCTACAGCAGGTTGTCCTTCAGGCCCGGAAGGACAATGACTggcttaaggaaaaaatacaaaatttacaGACTTTGGCTGCCAACAACTCAGCATTGGCAAAAGCTAACAATGATACACTTGAAGACATGAACAATCAGCTCAGCTCTTTTAGTGGACAAATGGAAAACATCACCACAATTGCCCAAGCCAACGAACAAAATCTGAAGGATCTCCAGGAACAGCATAAAGAATATGAAAACAGAACTGCTGCCAAATTCAACCAGCTAGAAGAGAGGCTCCAGGTCTTTGAGACTGACATAGTTAGCATCATTAGTAACATCAGCTACACTGCTCACCATCTACGGACACTGACTAGCAATCTCAATGAGGTCAGGACAACTTGTACAGACACCTTAAGTAAACATTCAGATGAGCTGATTTTTATGAACAGCACACTAGCCAATATTCGTTTAGACTCTGCATCTCTGAAGATGCAACAGGATTTGATGAGGTCAAGGTTAGATGTTGAAGTTGCCAATTTGTCGGTAATCATGGAAGAAATGAAGCTGGTAGATTCCAAACACGGCCAGCTCATCAAGAACTTCACTATCCTACAAG GCCCTCCTGGTCCAAGGGGACCTAAAGGTGACAGAGGCCCACAAGGTCCTCTTGGCCCTGCTGGcctaaaaggacaaaaaggagaaaaaggagagccTGGACCACCAGGACCTGCAGGTGAAAAGGGTCCACCTGGGCCAATTGGGCcaccaggagaaaaaggagggaaaggtTCAAGAGGATCACCGGGCTCCAAAGGTCAGAGAGGTTCTCCTGGCAAGACGGGTCTGCCTGGACCAAGCGGGGACCCAGGACCACCAGGACCACAAGGCAAAGATGGTCCACCTGGGCCACAAGGCCCACCAGGATTTCAAGGCCTCCAAGGAACTGTGGGAGAGCCAGGAGTACCAGGACCTCGAGGACTACCTGGGCTACCTGGAGTCCCTGGGCTGCCTGGTCCAAAGGGCCCACCTGGCCCACCAGGGCCACCAGGTCCTGGGATGCCAATGGCACTACAGAGTGAACCTACATCGGTGCCTGAGGCTAATG GTTGTTCTCCTCATTGGAAGAACTATACAGAAAAGTGCTActacatttcaaatgaaagagaaatcttCGAAGAGGCAAAGTTATTCTGTGAAGAGAGGGCATCACACTTGGTTATTATAAACAACAAAGAAGAACAG CAATGGATAAAAAGGCAGATTGCAGGGaaaggcagcttctggattGGACTTACAgattcagagaaggaaaatgaatggaGATGGGTGGATGGATCCTTACCAGATTACAC aaactggaaaaatggGCAACCTGATAACTGGAGCCATGGGCATGGGCCAGGGGAAGATTGTGCCGGGTTAATCTATGCTGGGCTCTGGAATGACTTCTACTGTGAAGATGTTAACAATTTCATTTGTGAAAAAGACATGGACAAAG GGCAAATAGTTGGAGTGTAA